One genomic window of Actinoplanes lobatus includes the following:
- a CDS encoding C40 family peptidase produces MLTVGALALAVIAPALDSVDPGPETVTAPSGSPATPELADRPLRDELHARQSGIEQFVAVAPREIRLDASTVPGPVHAGLLHRRANAQRASRTAPRRAVGPAPGARRPPTVIRLVARTVERPVAREARGVRARTPRSVPKAVRVATERRPQTAENRGSLRAVVAYAKSQVGKRYVRGGEGPGGFDCSGFTKRAYARAGYRLPHSSGAQARRARSVSRSVARPGDLVVGHGHVGIYMGDGMMIDAGNRRTGVVYRKLYRGLSVARLG; encoded by the coding sequence GTGCTGACAGTCGGCGCGCTCGCGCTGGCCGTCATCGCACCGGCCCTAGACTCCGTCGACCCCGGCCCGGAGACGGTCACCGCACCCAGCGGCTCGCCGGCCACACCGGAACTCGCGGACCGCCCACTGCGCGACGAACTCCACGCCCGACAGTCCGGCATCGAGCAGTTCGTGGCCGTCGCTCCACGCGAGATCCGGTTGGACGCGAGCACCGTACCCGGGCCCGTGCATGCCGGCCTCCTGCACCGCCGGGCGAACGCCCAGCGCGCCTCGCGAACGGCTCCGCGGCGGGCCGTGGGCCCCGCACCGGGGGCGCGCCGCCCGCCCACCGTGATCCGGCTGGTGGCCCGCACGGTCGAGCGCCCGGTGGCCCGGGAAGCGCGCGGCGTCCGGGCCCGGACGCCGCGGTCGGTCCCCAAGGCCGTCCGCGTCGCCACCGAGCGGCGGCCGCAGACAGCCGAGAACCGGGGGAGCCTGCGGGCGGTGGTCGCGTACGCCAAGTCCCAGGTCGGCAAGCGCTACGTCCGCGGCGGTGAAGGGCCGGGCGGCTTCGACTGCTCCGGGTTCACCAAACGCGCGTACGCCCGGGCCGGTTACCGTCTGCCGCACTCGTCCGGCGCCCAGGCGCGCCGTGCCCGGTCCGTCTCCCGCTCGGTGGCCCGCCCCGGCGACCTGGTGGTCGGCCATGGACACGTGGGTATCTACATGGGCGACGGGATGATGATCGACGCGGGGAACCGCCGTACCGGGGTGGTGTACCGCAAGCTCTACCGGGGGCTCAGTGTCGCGCGACTGGGCTGA
- a CDS encoding DUF4352 domain-containing protein: protein MTYAPHRSAPARDLPSIEDDWDAGPHRWGSRAWVTGGIGVSAVLVAFGAWAVATSPAATVTGVLAGEPPTAQFTVAPTGLRCGVPSVGPSDLEQRATGQFCLLDVIVTNNGREPELFDSGAQRVQDANGEAYAVAEQAAVFLNDRSPALLDRIGPGQTVAGVLPFDVPADARLSAAILGGGRSTPGVRVALPDPS from the coding sequence GTGACGTACGCACCGCATCGTTCCGCTCCGGCCCGGGATCTGCCGTCGATCGAGGACGACTGGGACGCCGGCCCCCACCGGTGGGGTAGCCGCGCCTGGGTCACCGGCGGCATCGGCGTCTCGGCCGTGCTGGTCGCCTTCGGGGCGTGGGCGGTGGCGACCAGCCCGGCGGCGACGGTCACCGGCGTCCTCGCGGGTGAACCCCCGACCGCTCAGTTCACGGTCGCGCCCACCGGACTGCGGTGCGGCGTGCCCTCGGTCGGCCCGAGCGACCTGGAACAGCGGGCCACCGGTCAGTTCTGCCTGCTCGACGTCATCGTGACGAACAACGGCCGGGAACCGGAGCTGTTCGACAGTGGCGCGCAGCGCGTTCAGGACGCCAACGGCGAAGCCTACGCCGTCGCGGAACAGGCCGCGGTGTTTCTCAACGATCGCAGTCCGGCACTGCTCGACCGGATCGGTCCGGGCCAGACCGTGGCCGGTGTCCTGCCCTTCGACGTGCCGGCGGACGCCCGGCTCAGTGCGGCGATCCTCGGCGGCGGGCGGTCCACTCCGGGCGTACGGGTGGCACTGCCGGATCCGAGCTGA
- a CDS encoding NAD(P)H-quinone oxidoreductase, giving the protein MHAIVIEDKGLSWAEVPDPEAGAGEVVVDVTASAVNRADVLQRQGFYPPPPGAPEFPGLECSGVISALGPGVTGHHVGERVCALLAGGGYAERVAVPVGQLLPVPAGLSLVEAAALPEVACTVWSNVVDRDRLRPGETLLVHGGGSGIGTFAVQLGVALGASVLVTARAEKHERLRALGAALTVDYQNQDFVRAVLDHTGGRGADVVLDIIGAKYLARNVEVLAPEGRITVIGMQGGRSAELDLGQLMAKRGRVSSTSLRARPAADKARIVAGVRDQVWPLVAAGLVKPIINSTFPLAEAARAHELMESGDHFGKILLQR; this is encoded by the coding sequence ATGCACGCGATCGTGATCGAGGACAAGGGTCTGAGCTGGGCTGAGGTGCCGGATCCGGAGGCCGGTGCGGGGGAGGTCGTCGTCGATGTGACGGCGTCCGCGGTGAACCGGGCCGATGTGCTGCAACGGCAGGGGTTCTATCCGCCGCCACCGGGCGCGCCGGAGTTTCCGGGGCTGGAGTGTTCGGGGGTGATCAGTGCGCTCGGGCCGGGCGTGACCGGGCACCACGTGGGCGAGCGGGTGTGCGCGCTGCTGGCCGGTGGTGGCTACGCCGAGCGGGTGGCCGTCCCGGTGGGGCAGCTGCTGCCGGTTCCGGCCGGGTTGTCGCTGGTCGAGGCGGCGGCGCTGCCCGAGGTGGCCTGCACGGTCTGGTCCAACGTGGTGGATCGGGACAGGCTCCGCCCCGGTGAGACGCTGCTGGTGCACGGCGGTGGCAGCGGGATCGGCACCTTCGCGGTGCAGTTGGGTGTGGCGCTGGGCGCGTCGGTGCTGGTGACGGCCCGGGCGGAGAAGCATGAGCGGTTGCGTGCGCTGGGTGCGGCGCTGACCGTCGACTATCAGAACCAGGATTTTGTACGGGCGGTGCTGGACCACACCGGTGGCCGGGGCGCGGACGTGGTGCTGGACATCATCGGCGCGAAGTACCTGGCCCGCAACGTGGAGGTGCTCGCGCCGGAGGGCCGGATCACGGTTATCGGGATGCAGGGCGGCCGGAGTGCCGAGCTCGATCTCGGGCAGTTGATGGCGAAGCGGGGCCGGGTGTCGTCGACGTCGTTGCGGGCACGTCCGGCGGCGGACAAGGCGAGGATCGTGGCCGGTGTCCGGGACCAGGTGTGGCCGCTGGTCGCCGCCGGGCTGGTGAAGCCGATCATCAACAGCACGTTTCCGCTGGCCGAGGCAGCGCGGGCGCATGAGCTGATGGAGTCCGGCGACCACTTCGGGAAGATTCTGTTGCAGCGATGA
- the soxR gene encoding redox-sensitive transcriptional activator SoxR codes for MEHLTIGELSARSGVAPSALRFYEREGLIHASRTSGNQRRYDRAELRRVAFIKIAQQVGVSLDEIREALASLPENRTPTKADWSRLSARWRYRLQERIGVLERLRDQLSGCIGCGCLSLQRCKLVNPSDRLAVSGAGPQMILNPPTE; via the coding sequence ATGGAGCACCTCACCATCGGGGAACTCTCCGCCCGCAGCGGTGTGGCGCCCTCCGCGTTGCGCTTCTACGAACGGGAGGGCCTGATCCACGCCTCCCGCACCAGCGGCAACCAGCGACGGTACGACCGGGCCGAACTGCGCCGGGTCGCCTTCATCAAGATCGCCCAGCAGGTCGGGGTCTCGCTCGACGAGATCCGCGAGGCGCTCGCCTCCCTGCCGGAGAACCGCACCCCCACGAAGGCCGACTGGTCCCGGCTCTCGGCCCGCTGGCGTTACCGCCTCCAGGAGCGGATCGGCGTACTGGAACGCCTCCGCGACCAGCTCAGCGGCTGCATCGGCTGCGGCTGCCTGTCGCTGCAACGCTGCAAGCTGGTCAACCCGAGCGACCGTCTCGCGGTCAGCGGAGCCGGCCCCCAGATGATCCTCAATCCGCCGACCGAGTGA
- a CDS encoding thiamine pyrophosphate-dependent enzyme, whose product MHMKLLSRVTADVKHTPSAHSTLDVLWVLYDRVLRITPETVDAPDRARFLLSKGHGPAAYYAVLAAKGFIPEEWLDDMGGWDSPLGHHPDRMLIPGVEIGTGSLGHGLGLAVGTALGLRAQGFLDTRTFVLLGDAELDEGSNHEAIAYAAAIRLPITAIVIDNRSATHGWPGGIPVRFPNWGVSVVNGRDHDEIERALRVVSDRPHLVVASV is encoded by the coding sequence ATGCACATGAAGCTGCTCAGCCGAGTGACCGCCGACGTCAAACACACTCCCAGCGCGCACTCCACGCTGGACGTCCTGTGGGTTCTCTACGATCGTGTGTTACGCATCACCCCGGAAACGGTCGACGCACCGGACCGGGCCCGCTTCCTGCTCTCCAAGGGGCACGGGCCGGCCGCCTACTACGCGGTGCTGGCCGCCAAGGGGTTCATCCCCGAGGAGTGGCTCGACGACATGGGCGGGTGGGACAGCCCGCTCGGTCACCACCCGGACCGGATGCTGATCCCGGGCGTCGAGATCGGCACCGGCTCGCTGGGCCACGGGCTCGGCCTCGCCGTCGGCACCGCGCTCGGGCTGCGGGCGCAGGGATTCCTGGACACCCGGACGTTCGTGCTGCTCGGCGACGCGGAACTGGACGAGGGATCGAATCACGAGGCGATCGCGTACGCGGCCGCGATCCGCCTGCCGATCACCGCGATCGTCATCGACAACCGGTCCGCGACCCACGGGTGGCCGGGTGGGATCCCGGTCCGGTTCCCGAACTGGGGCGTGTCCGTGGTGAACGGGCGGGATCACGACGAGATCGAGCGGGCCCTGCGGGTCGTCTCCGACCGGCCGCACCTGGTGGTGGCCTCGGTATGA
- a CDS encoding transketolase family protein, whose translation MRETFIDTTTAILDEDPRTALVVADISAASFTTALRRHPDRVFNVGIREQLMAGVGGGLALTGMRPYLHSYAPFLIDRAYEQIKLDLGHQETGAVLVSIGASYDAAAEGYTHQSPGDVALLDTLDGWTVHVPGHRDEVAALLRAAARHDDRVYVRLSTQENGRAYPDAGGLRVLRRGGPLVVAVGPMLDPVLEATLGMDVTVAYTNTPRPLDTDGLRTLVEGEVVVVEPYLAGTSAHLVGQALNGLPHRALHLGVGRAEIRRYGGRQDHARAHGLDPAGLRRSISAFLL comes from the coding sequence ATGAGGGAGACGTTCATCGACACGACCACCGCGATCCTGGACGAGGACCCGCGTACCGCCCTGGTGGTCGCGGACATCTCGGCGGCGTCGTTCACCACGGCGCTGCGCCGGCACCCGGACCGGGTCTTCAACGTCGGCATCCGGGAGCAGCTGATGGCCGGGGTGGGCGGCGGGCTCGCGCTCACCGGGATGCGACCCTACCTGCACTCGTACGCGCCGTTCCTGATCGACCGGGCGTACGAGCAGATCAAGCTCGACCTAGGGCACCAGGAGACGGGTGCGGTACTGGTCAGCATCGGCGCCTCGTACGACGCCGCGGCCGAGGGCTATACCCACCAGTCGCCGGGTGACGTGGCGCTGCTGGACACCCTCGACGGCTGGACCGTGCACGTGCCTGGGCACCGCGACGAGGTGGCCGCGCTGCTGCGGGCGGCGGCCCGGCACGACGACCGCGTCTACGTGCGCCTCTCCACGCAGGAGAACGGCCGCGCCTACCCGGACGCCGGCGGCCTGCGGGTGCTGCGCCGGGGCGGGCCGCTGGTGGTGGCGGTCGGGCCGATGCTGGACCCGGTGCTGGAGGCGACCCTCGGGATGGACGTGACGGTGGCGTACACGAACACGCCCCGGCCGCTGGACACCGACGGGCTGCGGACGCTCGTCGAGGGTGAGGTCGTGGTGGTCGAGCCGTACCTGGCCGGCACCTCGGCACACCTGGTCGGCCAGGCGCTGAACGGGCTGCCGCACCGGGCGCTGCACCTGGGCGTGGGCCGGGCCGAGATCCGCCGTTACGGCGGCCGGCAGGACCACGCCCGCGCGCACGGCCTGGATCCGGCCGGGCTGCGCCGCTCGATCAGCGCGTTCCTGCTCTAG
- a CDS encoding IS4 family transposase: MTVAAGVFAPGHLGELTRLIPFEMVDDVLAATGRVQQRVRLLPGRVVVYLLLAGVLFAEYGYLQVWQQLTAGLAGLSLAEPSSSALRQARQRLGSAPLRALFDLLRGPAATSATPAVRWQGLLLTAVDGTTLSVADAAAVGVRYRKQRGNHGGAGYPTLRLSALLACGTRSVIDAVFDPLGTSELDQARVLARSLKAGMLLLADRNYAAADLVKTLAATKAELLIRCKSGRRLPVITRHRDGSWLSTIGTVRVRVIDARIAVKTSTGTSTGDYRLITTLLDARRHPAGELITLYHQRWEIETAYLELKSSILGGRVLRARTPDGIDQEIHALLIVYQLLRTAMVDATDTRPGLDPDRASFTTALITARNQVIQAAGIITDTVVDLVGAIGQAVLDHLLPDRRIRVKARMIKRSNSKYQARGPNIDRRTYQATIAINIITDGP, from the coding sequence GTGACGGTAGCTGCAGGGGTGTTCGCGCCGGGGCATCTGGGCGAGCTGACCCGGCTGATTCCGTTCGAGATGGTCGATGACGTTCTTGCCGCCACCGGGCGGGTGCAGCAGCGGGTACGGCTGCTGCCGGGCCGGGTGGTGGTGTATCTGCTGCTGGCCGGGGTGCTGTTCGCCGAATACGGCTACCTGCAGGTGTGGCAACAGTTGACCGCGGGGCTGGCCGGGTTGAGCCTGGCCGAGCCTTCTTCCAGTGCTTTGCGGCAGGCCCGGCAGCGTCTCGGATCCGCGCCGTTGCGAGCATTGTTCGATCTGCTGCGCGGCCCGGCCGCGACGTCGGCCACCCCAGCGGTCCGCTGGCAAGGCCTGCTGCTGACCGCGGTCGACGGGACGACGCTGTCGGTCGCCGATGCCGCCGCGGTCGGCGTCCGCTACCGCAAACAGCGCGGTAACCACGGCGGGGCCGGCTACCCGACGCTACGGCTGAGCGCTCTGCTGGCCTGCGGCACCCGCTCGGTGATCGACGCCGTTTTCGACCCGCTCGGCACCAGCGAACTCGATCAGGCCCGCGTACTGGCCCGCAGCCTGAAAGCGGGGATGCTGCTGCTGGCCGACCGCAACTACGCTGCCGCCGATCTGGTCAAGACCCTCGCCGCCACGAAGGCCGAGTTGCTGATCCGCTGCAAGAGTGGCCGCCGCCTGCCGGTCATCACCCGGCACCGGGACGGCTCCTGGCTGTCCACGATCGGCACCGTGCGGGTGCGGGTCATCGACGCCCGGATCGCGGTCAAGACCAGCACCGGCACGAGCACCGGTGACTACCGGCTGATCACCACCCTGCTGGACGCCCGCCGACACCCAGCCGGGGAACTGATCACGCTGTATCACCAGCGGTGGGAGATCGAGACCGCCTACCTGGAGCTGAAGTCCAGCATTCTCGGTGGCCGGGTCCTACGCGCCCGTACCCCGGACGGCATCGACCAGGAGATCCACGCGCTGCTGATCGTCTACCAGCTCCTACGCACCGCCATGGTCGATGCCACTGACACCCGGCCCGGCCTCGACCCGGACCGGGCCAGCTTCACCACCGCTTTGATCACCGCCCGCAACCAGGTCATCCAAGCCGCGGGCATCATCACCGACACCGTCGTCGACCTCGTCGGCGCGATCGGCCAGGCAGTCCTGGACCACCTACTGCCCGACCGCCGGATCCGGGTGAAAGCCCGCATGATCAAACGATCGAACTCCAAATACCAGGCCCGCGGCCCGAACATCGACCGGCGCACCTACCAAGCCACCATCGCCATCAACATCATCACCGACGGACCTTGA
- a CDS encoding PH domain-containing protein, with protein sequence MQWRVKPALPAAKLITAVAVLALAAGFAEGDPARWAVAAVTAAILVLWAVRDLVVRVRLAADDEGITVVTGVARRRRVPWAKIERVRVDRAHRRMLRGVLLEIDAGDAIYMLGANELGADPDDVAAQLADLRPVS encoded by the coding sequence ATGCAATGGCGCGTCAAACCGGCCCTCCCGGCCGCAAAATTGATCACCGCGGTCGCCGTGCTCGCGCTCGCCGCCGGATTCGCCGAAGGTGACCCGGCGCGCTGGGCGGTCGCCGCGGTCACCGCCGCGATCCTGGTCCTCTGGGCGGTCCGCGACCTGGTGGTTCGGGTCCGCCTCGCGGCGGACGACGAGGGCATCACGGTGGTCACCGGAGTCGCCCGCCGCCGGCGAGTGCCCTGGGCCAAGATCGAGAGGGTACGGGTGGATCGCGCCCACCGCCGCATGCTCCGCGGCGTCCTCCTGGAGATCGACGCCGGCGACGCCATCTACATGCTCGGTGCGAACGAGCTGGGCGCCGATCCGGACGACGTGGCCGCCCAGCTGGCCGACCTGCGCCCGGTCAGCTGA
- a CDS encoding rhomboid family intramembrane serine protease, with translation MSEAPSTAPVCYRHPSRETLLSCSRCDRPICTSCMNDAVVGHHCPECVKEGRRSQRPARTAFGGSRAGQLGYVTTAIIAVNSLVMIASAVVGGPKAILGGGGGGFGSLLGSSTRLTDFGAVLGHAIYGGEIHGVAEGEWYRLVTAMFLHYGVVHLLLNMMLVAQVGRYLEAQLGPMRFAALYLLAGFGGNVAAYVFQPANQASAGASTATFGLVIGAIVINRRLVKDNSAFTSLLVMNLIYTFFIPNISIAGHLGGLVAGGATAFVLAYSHQPHRSIKQAAGCAVILALIVAAAVARTASLLS, from the coding sequence ATGAGTGAGGCTCCGTCGACGGCACCGGTGTGCTATCGCCATCCGTCCCGGGAGACCCTGCTCAGTTGCAGTCGTTGTGACCGTCCGATCTGCACCAGTTGCATGAACGACGCGGTCGTGGGCCATCATTGCCCCGAGTGCGTCAAGGAGGGTCGCCGCAGCCAGCGGCCGGCGCGTACCGCCTTCGGGGGCAGTCGCGCCGGCCAGCTCGGCTATGTCACGACCGCCATCATCGCGGTCAACTCGCTCGTCATGATCGCCTCGGCGGTCGTCGGTGGCCCAAAGGCCATCCTCGGTGGCGGTGGCGGCGGCTTCGGCAGCCTGCTCGGCAGCAGCACCCGGCTCACCGACTTCGGTGCGGTGCTCGGCCACGCCATCTACGGCGGCGAGATCCACGGTGTCGCCGAGGGCGAGTGGTACCGCCTGGTCACCGCCATGTTCCTGCACTACGGCGTGGTGCACCTGCTGCTCAACATGATGCTGGTGGCCCAGGTCGGCCGCTATCTGGAGGCCCAGCTCGGCCCGATGCGGTTCGCCGCGCTCTACCTGCTGGCCGGGTTCGGCGGCAACGTGGCGGCCTACGTCTTCCAGCCCGCCAACCAGGCGTCCGCCGGCGCCTCCACGGCCACGTTCGGCCTGGTCATCGGTGCCATCGTGATCAATCGCCGGCTGGTGAAGGACAACAGCGCGTTCACGTCGCTGCTGGTCATGAATCTGATCTACACCTTCTTCATCCCGAACATCTCGATCGCCGGGCACCTCGGCGGCCTGGTGGCGGGCGGCGCGACGGCCTTCGTGCTGGCCTACTCCCACCAACCGCACCGGTCCATCAAGCAGGCCGCCGGCTGCGCGGTCATCCTCGCGCTGATCGTGGCCGCCGCGGTCGCCCGGACCGCGTCGCTGCTCAGCTGA
- a CDS encoding peptidylprolyl isomerase, producing the protein MAENLYATLHTNHGAIRVQLFPDHAPATVRNFVELAEGTKEYKDPRTNQPGSGPYYDGTISHRVIAGFMVQMGDPTGTGRGGPGFQFGDEFHPELFFDRPYLLAMANAGPGTNGSQFFITVAPTPHLNRRHTIFGQVADEQSAKVVDSIANTPTGPGDRPREDVVIQRVEITRD; encoded by the coding sequence GTGGCCGAGAACCTTTACGCCACCCTTCACACCAATCACGGCGCGATCCGGGTTCAGCTCTTCCCGGATCACGCCCCGGCGACCGTCCGCAACTTCGTGGAGCTGGCCGAGGGCACCAAGGAATACAAGGACCCGCGCACCAATCAGCCGGGCAGTGGGCCGTACTACGACGGCACCATCTCGCACCGGGTCATCGCCGGGTTCATGGTCCAGATGGGTGACCCGACCGGCACCGGCCGTGGCGGCCCCGGCTTCCAGTTCGGCGACGAGTTCCACCCGGAGCTCTTCTTCGACCGGCCGTACCTGCTCGCCATGGCGAACGCGGGACCGGGCACCAACGGGTCGCAGTTCTTCATCACGGTCGCGCCGACGCCGCACCTGAACCGCCGGCACACGATCTTCGGCCAGGTGGCCGACGAGCAGTCGGCCAAGGTCGTCGATTCGATCGCGAACACTCCGACCGGCCCCGGCGACCGTCCCCGTGAGGACGTCGTCATCCAGCGGGTGGAGATCACGCGCGACTGA
- a CDS encoding ESPR-type extended signal peptide-containing protein, giving the protein MRNELGQSVDHFKRAATIAAHETSATVAPTINAARERVQPAATAARDAAAQSWDSALAALVAASENVRHAGKTVSRKEKKKARKLQRKADKAFGHKPSRAGQLAGYALLGTAIGISAAYLVRRRREAQWAEYEPGPHSGGADDAAFEPMEPTVYTTSNGTVSDQTKQTPR; this is encoded by the coding sequence ATGCGCAACGAGCTCGGGCAGAGTGTGGATCACTTCAAGCGCGCGGCCACGATCGCGGCACACGAGACCAGCGCGACCGTCGCACCCACGATCAATGCCGCTCGGGAGCGGGTCCAGCCGGCTGCCACAGCCGCGCGGGACGCCGCCGCACAGAGCTGGGACAGCGCGCTCGCCGCGCTGGTCGCCGCGTCGGAGAACGTCCGGCACGCCGGCAAGACCGTCAGCCGCAAGGAGAAGAAGAAGGCCCGCAAACTACAGAGAAAGGCCGACAAGGCGTTCGGGCACAAGCCGAGCCGGGCCGGCCAGCTCGCCGGGTACGCGTTGCTCGGCACCGCGATCGGGATCAGCGCCGCGTACCTCGTCCGCCGTCGCCGTGAGGCTCAGTGGGCCGAGTACGAGCCCGGCCCGCATTCCGGTGGGGCCGACGACGCCGCTTTCGAGCCGATGGAGCCGACCGTCTACACGACGTCCAACGGCACCGTGTCGGATCAGACCAAGCAGACCCCTCGGTAA
- the eccB gene encoding type VII secretion protein EccB produces MPSRQDELHSYQYSVQRVVAALVSHDPDPHRSPLRRAGVTALIGLLAAALAVGGFAAYGLFNGHTMAKATDATSVLVEKKTGARYVYLPADGRLHPVLNYTSGLLLATGNPPQLKTVPADELAKVPLGAPLGIPNAPDALPASEDLLTGTWSVCTDTSGGRPRSTLLIGTAPAGGTAPTAGLLVRDTAGRTHLVHGGKRFLIPAARVDAVQRALGWYGTRPWQVSAAWVDAVPAGPDLDAPVIPNFRRNSVAIEGRKVGQVLTADGKTFALVLSDGIAPLTVMQARLLAAVYNLSAPVTVGAEFLELPDSPTGTSRFADGLPAGVPTLAEAPKSACIAATGDTLRVNSTYPAGSAPGTGARVDLVHIARGKGALVEAAGSPDAPAGSGTVSLVTDAGRFYPLASRELLGRLGYSSASPVRVPAQFIAYLPAGPALDPVRAAKS; encoded by the coding sequence GTGCCGTCGCGTCAGGATGAGCTGCACTCGTATCAGTACTCGGTGCAGCGTGTGGTGGCGGCGCTGGTGTCGCATGACCCGGACCCGCATCGTTCGCCGCTGCGCAGGGCCGGTGTCACGGCCCTGATCGGGTTGCTGGCCGCGGCGCTCGCGGTGGGCGGTTTCGCGGCGTACGGGCTGTTCAACGGCCACACCATGGCGAAGGCCACCGACGCCACCTCGGTGCTGGTCGAGAAGAAGACCGGAGCGAGGTACGTCTACCTGCCCGCCGACGGCAGGTTGCACCCGGTGCTCAACTACACCTCCGGCCTGCTGCTGGCAACCGGCAACCCGCCGCAGCTGAAGACCGTCCCGGCGGACGAGCTGGCGAAGGTGCCGCTCGGCGCGCCGCTCGGCATCCCGAACGCGCCGGACGCCCTGCCCGCCTCGGAGGACCTGCTCACCGGCACCTGGTCGGTCTGCACCGACACGTCCGGCGGGCGGCCGCGCAGCACCCTGCTGATCGGCACGGCCCCGGCGGGTGGCACCGCTCCGACGGCCGGGCTGCTGGTCCGGGACACCGCCGGGCGTACGCATCTGGTGCACGGCGGTAAGCGGTTCCTGATCCCGGCCGCCCGGGTGGACGCGGTCCAACGGGCCCTCGGGTGGTACGGCACCCGCCCCTGGCAGGTCTCCGCGGCCTGGGTCGACGCCGTCCCGGCCGGTCCCGACCTGGACGCCCCGGTCATCCCGAACTTCAGGCGGAACTCGGTGGCGATCGAAGGCCGCAAGGTGGGACAGGTGCTCACCGCGGACGGCAAGACCTTCGCGCTGGTGCTGTCGGACGGCATCGCGCCGCTGACCGTGATGCAGGCGCGGCTGCTGGCCGCCGTCTACAACCTGTCGGCGCCGGTCACGGTGGGCGCCGAGTTCCTGGAGCTGCCCGATTCGCCTACCGGGACGAGCCGGTTCGCCGACGGCCTGCCGGCAGGAGTGCCGACGCTGGCCGAGGCCCCGAAGAGCGCGTGCATCGCCGCCACCGGTGACACCCTGCGGGTGAACAGCACCTACCCGGCCGGCAGCGCGCCCGGCACCGGCGCCCGGGTCGACCTCGTGCACATCGCCCGAGGCAAAGGGGCGCTGGTCGAGGCGGCCGGATCACCGGACGCCCCGGCCGGCAGCGGCACGGTCAGCCTGGTCACCGACGCGGGCCGGTTCTATCCGCTGGCGAGCCGCGAGCTGCTGGGCCGGCTCGGATACTCGAGCGCGAGCCCGGTACGCGTTCCGGCCCAGTTCATCGCCTACCTGCCGGCCGGACCGGCGTTGGATCCGGTCCGGGCCGCCAAGTCGTAG
- a CDS encoding magnesium and cobalt transport protein CorA, with translation MTERSRTRGRPLGAAWAARMRGLLNNGEHTEPGDVDTGEPTSVVDCGVYVDGRRMPGEFTPVQALAEARRREGAFVWLGLHEPSEAEMAAIAHTYGLHELAVEDAVKAEQRPKLEQFGDVHFLVLRTARYVPHTELTESSQVVETGQMMIFIGEQFVITVRHGDASEMAPVRADLESQRAVLLEQGPWAVAYAVTDRVVDHYLEVADEVEADLDIIEEGVFSRERSAPIQQVYQLKRELVEFRRAVVPLQRPLASITSSQGVVPKEIRRYFRDVQDHLTRTVEQVSSYDDLLNSILQARLAQVTVDQNNDMRKIASWAAIATVWTAFAGVYGMNFDYMPETDWRYGYPALIALLSGVTVLLYRALRRNGWL, from the coding sequence ATGACGGAACGCAGTCGGACCCGCGGCCGGCCTCTGGGCGCGGCCTGGGCAGCCCGGATGCGCGGGCTGCTGAACAACGGTGAGCACACCGAGCCCGGCGACGTGGACACCGGCGAGCCGACCTCGGTGGTGGACTGCGGGGTGTACGTGGACGGCCGCCGGATGCCCGGTGAGTTCACGCCCGTTCAGGCGCTGGCCGAGGCCCGCCGGCGGGAGGGCGCCTTCGTCTGGCTGGGCCTGCACGAGCCGTCCGAGGCGGAGATGGCCGCCATCGCTCACACCTACGGCCTGCACGAGCTGGCCGTGGAGGACGCGGTCAAGGCGGAGCAGCGGCCCAAGCTGGAGCAGTTCGGTGACGTGCACTTCCTGGTGCTGCGCACCGCCCGGTACGTGCCGCACACCGAGCTGACCGAAAGCTCCCAGGTGGTCGAGACCGGCCAGATGATGATCTTCATCGGCGAGCAGTTCGTGATCACGGTCCGGCACGGGGACGCGTCCGAGATGGCGCCGGTCCGGGCCGACCTGGAGAGCCAGCGGGCGGTGCTGCTGGAGCAGGGCCCGTGGGCGGTGGCCTACGCGGTGACCGACCGGGTCGTCGACCACTACCTCGAGGTGGCCGACGAGGTCGAGGCCGACCTGGACATCATCGAGGAGGGTGTCTTCTCCCGCGAGCGCAGCGCCCCGATCCAGCAGGTCTACCAGCTGAAGCGGGAGCTCGTGGAGTTCCGCCGGGCGGTGGTGCCGCTGCAACGGCCGCTCGCCTCGATCACGTCGAGCCAGGGCGTGGTCCCCAAGGAGATCCGGCGCTACTTCCGGGACGTCCAGGACCACCTGACCCGTACGGTCGAGCAGGTCTCCTCCTACGACGACCTGCTCAACTCGATCCTCCAGGCCCGGCTCGCCCAGGTGACCGTCGACCAGAACAACGACATGCGCAAGATCGCCTCGTGGGCCGCGATCGCCACGGTCTGGACCGCGTTCGCCGGGGTCTACGGCATGAACTTCGACTACATGCCGGAGACCGACTGGCGGTACGGCTACCCGGCCCTGATCGCCCTGCTGTCCGGTGTCACCGTGCTGCTCTACCGGGCGCTGCGGCGCAACGGTTGGCTCTGA